A stretch of the Solanum dulcamara chromosome 6, daSolDulc1.2, whole genome shotgun sequence genome encodes the following:
- the LOC129891934 gene encoding protein TIFY 10A-like codes for MASSEIVDSGRFSGQKSHFSHTCNLLSQYLKEKKGSLSLDIHRNFVSAGSATMDLLPMIEKSGEKSMNLFPQAAMKTESEQDKAQMTIFYAGQVVVFNDFPADKAKEIMLMASTSKGNNTQNPGKQVGSAADLVAPAVNRVPSFGNTSIQENQTIVSDLPIARRASLTRFLEKRKDRLTAKVPYHKPVAVPKQEENKGWLGLGAQFPVKTEQY; via the exons ATGGCTTCATCGGAGATTGTAGATTCCGGGAGATTTTCCGGTCAGAAATCTCATTTCTCTCACACATGTAACTTGTTGAGCCAATACTTGAAAGAGAAGAAAGGTTCTCTTAGCCTTGATATTCACCGCAATTTTGTTTCAGCTG GTTCCGCTACTATGGATTTGTTGCCAATGATTGAGAAATCAGGTGAGAAATCCATGAATCTGTTCCCTCAAGCTGCAATGAAGACTGAATCGGAACAGGACAAGGCACAGATGACGATATTCTACGCAGGTCAAGTTGTTGTGTTCAATGATTTTCCGGCAGATAAAGCTAAGGAAATCATGCTTATGGCTAGTACTAGCAAGGGAAACAACACACAGAATCCTGGAAAACAAGTGGGATCTGCTGCCGATTTGGTTGCCCCTGCGGTTAACAGGGTCCCCAGTTTCGGAAACACTTCGATCCAGGAAAATCAAACCATTGTTTCTG ATTTACCAATTGCGAGAAGAGCTTCACTAACAAGGTttttggagaaaagaaaagataggctgaCTGCAAAAGTACCTTACCATAAACCAGTAGCAGTTCCTAAGCAGGAAGAAAACAAGGGATGGCTGGGATTGGGTGCTCAATTTCCAGTGAAAACTGAGCAATACTAG